A DNA window from Microcystis aeruginosa NIES-843 contains the following coding sequences:
- a CDS encoding anacyclamide/piricyclamide family prenylated cyclic peptide yields MKTKKLTPRNAAPVQRKNTATVSRDGNAIIQLDWGTFCVQEDGEGNCKEWYELPFAGDDAE; encoded by the coding sequence ATGAAAACCAAAAAACTGACACCCCGCAATGCTGCTCCTGTGCAACGGAAAAATACCGCTACCGTCTCTCGTGATGGCAATGCGATCATTCAACTTGATTGGGGAACTTTTTGTGTGCAAGAGGATGGGGAGGGAAATTGTAAAGAGTGGTACGAACTGCCGTTTGCGGGAGACGACGCAGAGTAA
- a CDS encoding type II toxin-antitoxin system HicA family toxin: MTDAKKIRELKQMLKKAGFIDFPGKGSHNHWLHPLYAGKITLSGKDGADAKRYQEQEVRLFGNCYANN; the protein is encoded by the coding sequence TTGACTGATGCCAAAAAAATCAGAGAATTGAAACAAATGCTCAAAAAAGCTGGATTTATTGATTTTCCGGGAAAAGGCAGTCACAACCATTGGTTACACCCTCTATATGCAGGGAAAATCACTCTCTCGGGAAAAGACGGAGCGGATGCTAAACGTTACCAAGAACAAGAAGTCAGGCTCTTCGGGAATTGTTATGCAAATAATTAA
- a CDS encoding ribbon-helix-helix domain-containing protein, producing the protein MNTIQLTPEIEDLIAQQIKTGKYQDDLAVIQEGLRLLAERDRIYRGRFEELKREVMIGVEELRRQEGINAEEVFSELEEDLQQIEAKGFPMSQK; encoded by the coding sequence ATGAACACTATCCAACTGACACCAGAAATAGAAGATTTGATTGCTCAACAAATTAAAACAGGAAAATATCAAGATGATTTAGCCGTTATTCAAGAGGGATTGCGTTTATTGGCAGAAAGAGACAGAATTTACCGAGGAAGATTTGAAGAATTGAAACGGGAAGTTATGATTGGCGTTGAGGAATTAAGACGACAGGAAGGAATTAATGCCGAAGAGGTTTTTTCAGAATTAGAAGAGGATTTACAACAAATAGAGGCTAAGGGTTTCCCGATGAGTCAGAAATAA
- a CDS encoding Rpn family recombination-promoting nuclease/putative transposase: protein MKTDKIFYTLFQVFPELLFQLLGESPNLAQNYQFKSIEIKELAFRLDGVFIPDADHPDYPLYFVEVQFQKDEDFYWRFMTQIFLYLKQYKPERACCPVILWGKRRLDIGFPIAYQNLLNLERIQRIYLDEVEAESPPSLGISILQFILISGKKAPEQVQSLIEQTRKQIIDPNTQRNVIELIEKIIIYKFPQKSRQELEAMFNLTEWKQTKFYQEAKEEGKLEGKLEGKLEGKLETIPLLVKLGLNEEQIARELNLRVEIVRQFIANHNN from the coding sequence ATGAAAACCGATAAAATCTTTTATACCCTATTTCAAGTCTTTCCCGAACTTCTCTTTCAACTGCTGGGGGAATCTCCGAATCTAGCGCAAAATTATCAATTCAAGTCAATCGAAATCAAAGAATTGGCTTTCCGACTCGATGGGGTATTTATTCCCGATGCTGACCACCCGGATTATCCGCTTTACTTTGTCGAAGTTCAATTTCAAAAAGACGAGGATTTTTATTGGCGATTTATGACTCAGATCTTCCTGTATCTCAAGCAGTATAAGCCGGAACGCGCCTGCTGTCCCGTGATTCTGTGGGGAAAGCGCCGCTTGGACATTGGGTTTCCCATCGCTTACCAAAATTTGCTAAACTTAGAGCGGATACAACGAATATATCTCGATGAAGTCGAGGCTGAATCTCCTCCCTCTCTGGGGATAAGTATCCTCCAGTTTATCCTCATCAGTGGGAAAAAAGCACCCGAACAGGTTCAATCCTTGATTGAGCAAACCCGCAAACAGATTATTGACCCTAACACTCAACGAAATGTTATCGAGTTAATCGAGAAGATTATTATCTACAAATTTCCTCAGAAAAGTCGCCAGGAGTTAGAAGCTATGTTTAATCTCACTGAATGGAAACAAACCAAGTTTTATCAAGAAGCTAAAGAAGAAGGAAAACTTGAAGGAAAACTTGAAGGAAAACTTGAAGGGAAATTGGAAACAATTCCTCTTCTGGTTAAGTTGGGACTTAACGAAGAACAAATTGCGCGGGAATTAAATCTAAGAGTTGAGATTGTTCGTCAATTTATTGCCAATCATAACAATTAA
- a CDS encoding DUF5838 family protein, with the protein MIVADIQKSSLKEQRLQFIRNHQQAFDVEPIYPLRLFEDFVMGVEGDCTIQASCKIELDQLIASRFMLFFKDKAQEWQNYLAQSLAFFRQVENRVGVKLDYSLLQQFLGLNFNFSKITVFSTGIDLRTNLADSSLKMHIRLKDYPEKINQALLLTSDSDDLIAVRDFLSIVGFDFYFDGRSAIKIYPEVAETDFFKPETQDKVWRHLPKFVLEPLKATSLFGFGFSKTNNNPVLYYRLKNRQDLTNYFKLNDTAQRVHSFYQHQDILSSVWLGTAQQELEKTRIENVRLYYYKLFGKL; encoded by the coding sequence ATGATAGTTGCTGACATTCAAAAAAGCTCCCTCAAAGAGCAAAGGCTACAATTTATTCGTAACCATCAACAAGCTTTCGATGTTGAGCCGATTTATCCTCTACGGCTGTTTGAAGATTTCGTGATGGGGGTTGAGGGCGATTGTACTATTCAAGCCTCTTGTAAGATAGAATTAGATCAACTCATTGCCTCAAGGTTTATGCTCTTTTTTAAAGATAAAGCTCAAGAATGGCAAAACTATCTAGCGCAGTCTTTAGCTTTTTTTCGGCAAGTTGAAAACCGAGTTGGTGTTAAATTAGACTATTCTTTATTACAGCAGTTCTTAGGACTTAATTTTAATTTCAGTAAAATCACGGTTTTCAGTACGGGTATTGATTTAAGGACTAATCTTGCTGATTCTAGTTTAAAAATGCACATCAGGCTAAAAGATTATCCTGAAAAAATCAACCAAGCGTTATTGTTAACCAGTGATAGTGATGATTTAATAGCTGTACGAGATTTTCTTTCCATTGTCGGCTTTGATTTCTATTTTGATGGCCGTAGTGCGATCAAAATTTACCCTGAAGTTGCAGAAACAGACTTTTTTAAACCAGAAACTCAAGACAAAGTATGGCGACATCTTCCCAAATTTGTTTTAGAACCTCTTAAAGCAACAAGCTTATTTGGTTTTGGCTTTTCCAAAACAAATAATAACCCAGTGCTTTACTACAGGCTCAAAAATCGTCAAGATTTAACCAATTACTTCAAGCTTAATGATACCGCCCAAAGAGTTCATAGCTTTTATCAGCATCAAGATATTTTATCTAGTGTGTGGTTAGGTACAGCCCAACAAGAATTAGAAAAAACGAGAATTGAAAATGTTAGACTTTACTATTATAAACTCTTTGGTAAATTGTAG
- a CDS encoding type II toxin-antitoxin system HicB family antitoxin, giving the protein MKKLKYRIVIQWSDEDNCYLVGLPDFPGQKWRTHGSTYAESVKNAEEVLESLMELYQKLGESLPEPEINKKREILQK; this is encoded by the coding sequence ATGAAAAAACTTAAATATAGAATAGTGATTCAGTGGTCTGATGAAGACAATTGTTATCTAGTTGGCTTACCCGACTTTCCAGGTCAAAAATGGCGAACTCATGGTAGTACTTATGCTGAATCAGTGAAAAATGCTGAAGAAGTCCTAGAATCTCTGATGGAACTTTATCAGAAATTAGGAGAATCTTTACCTGAGCCTGAAATAAATAAAAAGAGAGAAATTTTGCAAAAATAA
- a CDS encoding Uma2 family endonuclease, translating into MLITKPRFQTFAEYLQYEDNSEESYELFNGELVEMPPESGLNFQIANRLFLVFALMLGTDRVRGHGLELEVRGEPKNRYPDLTIIREEHIQLLSQRNTILLSMSPPLLVLEVVSPGEIQRERDYIAKRIQYQDCGIPEYWIVDPQTQTILVLELRGNTYTKIGNFSNDDLVKSPGFKELNLKVFDVFNS; encoded by the coding sequence ATGTTAATCACAAAACCCCGCTTTCAAACCTTTGCCGAATATCTACAATATGAGGATAATTCAGAGGAATCTTATGAATTATTTAACGGAGAATTGGTAGAAATGCCACCAGAATCAGGACTTAACTTTCAAATTGCTAATCGTCTTTTTCTAGTCTTTGCTTTAATGCTAGGAACCGATAGAGTCAGAGGACATGGTTTAGAATTAGAAGTGAGAGGCGAACCGAAAAACCGTTATCCTGACTTAACCATTATTCGAGAAGAACATATTCAATTACTCTCCCAGAGAAATACGATTCTTCTTTCCATGTCACCCCCCTTATTAGTCCTTGAAGTGGTTAGTCCGGGGGAAATCCAAAGAGAGAGAGATTACATCGCCAAAAGAATTCAATATCAAGATTGTGGGATTCCCGAATACTGGATCGTTGACCCCCAAACTCAAACCATTTTAGTCTTAGAATTAAGAGGAAATACTTATACAAAAATCGGTAATTTTAGCAATGATGACTTAGTAAAATCTCCTGGATTCAAAGAATTAAACTTAAAGGTTTTTGATGTATTTAATTCTTAA
- a CDS encoding IS1634 family transposase, with product MNQSTEIEVKNLDHLGLVAGIIDEIGIVEIINEQVSIERGEIVTAGQVVKAIILNGLGFVSRALYLFPQFFEDKATEHLLGEGIEPKHLNDDKIGRVMDKLYQLNVSVIFLLISLAAVKKFGVATENSHLDSTSLSVEGEYNKEYPTVEILKSGAVGEEIETRQQPIKITYGYSRDRRPDLKQFMIDLIVSGDGDVPLFLKVGDGNEADKAVFGQIAREFKKQVDFDSLIVGDSALYSKENLKLMKEMRWLSRVPLSIKEAQELVDSISEKELTDSEIPGYSWRETISNYGGIEQRWLLVESQARQESDLKKLEKKIEQEKNSAQEKIRQLSRREFENRAVALAIAKGLSDSLKSHQLTEIKVNLIPPESQGSKLKSKDDLPSQSYQVQAKLELNLTAIERLKKRAGRFVLATNDLEKQRLSSEDILKKYKGQQAPERGFSFLKDPCFFAHSVFLKSPHRIEVMAMLMGLCLLVYTIGQRQLRLSLKQQETGLKNPLGKLTDRPTLRWIFQNFQGIHLLRIQDNQKISNLTDERRNILRFFPKPCQEYYLLS from the coding sequence ATGAATCAATCAACAGAAATTGAAGTCAAAAATCTAGACCATCTGGGATTAGTAGCCGGAATTATCGATGAAATAGGAATCGTTGAAATTATCAACGAACAAGTCTCAATTGAGCGAGGAGAAATTGTCACAGCGGGGCAAGTCGTGAAAGCAATTATCCTGAATGGATTGGGATTTGTCTCCCGAGCCTTGTATTTATTTCCTCAATTTTTTGAAGATAAAGCAACCGAACATCTGCTGGGAGAGGGCATCGAACCAAAACACCTGAATGATGATAAAATTGGTCGAGTAATGGACAAACTTTATCAACTTAATGTTTCGGTCATTTTCCTACTGATTAGTTTAGCGGCCGTGAAAAAATTTGGTGTAGCAACCGAGAACTCCCATTTAGATTCGACTTCTCTATCAGTAGAAGGAGAATATAACAAGGAATACCCAACAGTAGAAATCCTGAAATCAGGAGCAGTGGGAGAAGAAATTGAAACCAGACAACAGCCAATAAAAATTACCTACGGATACTCCCGCGACCGAAGACCTGACTTAAAACAATTTATGATTGACTTAATCGTAAGTGGGGATGGAGATGTACCTTTATTCCTGAAAGTAGGGGACGGAAATGAAGCGGACAAAGCGGTTTTTGGTCAAATCGCCCGAGAATTTAAAAAACAAGTTGACTTTGACAGTTTAATAGTCGGCGATAGCGCCCTCTATAGCAAAGAGAATTTAAAACTAATGAAAGAAATGCGTTGGTTGTCTCGAGTACCATTAAGCATTAAAGAGGCTCAAGAGTTGGTTGATAGCATCTCAGAAAAAGAGTTAACCGATTCAGAAATACCGGGTTATTCCTGGCGGGAAACCATCTCTAACTATGGGGGGATAGAACAAAGATGGTTGCTAGTTGAAAGTCAAGCTAGACAAGAATCAGACTTGAAAAAATTAGAGAAAAAAATCGAGCAGGAAAAGAATTCTGCCCAAGAAAAAATCCGGCAACTATCCCGAAGAGAATTTGAGAATAGAGCGGTGGCGTTGGCGATAGCCAAAGGATTATCTGACTCCTTAAAATCTCATCAGTTAACGGAGATTAAAGTCAATCTCATTCCGCCTGAGTCCCAGGGGTCAAAACTCAAATCAAAAGACGATTTACCCTCTCAAAGCTATCAAGTTCAAGCCAAATTAGAGTTGAATTTGACCGCCATTGAGAGGCTAAAGAAACGAGCAGGACGATTCGTTTTAGCAACTAACGATTTGGAGAAACAACGATTAAGCAGTGAGGATATACTCAAAAAATATAAAGGGCAACAAGCTCCGGAAAGAGGATTTTCTTTTCTCAAAGACCCCTGCTTTTTTGCCCACAGTGTCTTTCTCAAATCTCCCCATAGAATCGAGGTCATGGCCATGCTCATGGGCTTGTGCCTGCTGGTTTATACTATTGGTCAAAGACAACTTCGTTTAAGTTTAAAACAGCAGGAGACGGGACTGAAAAATCCGTTGGGTAAGTTAACTGACCGACCAACATTACGCTGGATATTTCAGAACTTTCAAGGGATTCATCTCCTACGTATTCAAGACAATCAAAAGATTAGCAACTTAACGGATGAGAGGCGCAACATTTTGAGATTTTTCCCCAAACCTTGCCAAGAATATTATCTCTTATCTTGA
- a CDS encoding DUF2887 domain-containing protein — translation MTNLPEQVQSLIEQTRQQIIDPNTQRNVIELIEKIIIYKFPQKSRQELEAMFNLTEWKQTKFYQEAKEEGKLEGKLEGKLETIPLLVRLGLNEEQIARELNLKVEIVHQFIANQNN, via the coding sequence TTGACTAATTTACCCGAACAGGTTCAATCCTTGATTGAGCAAACCCGCCAACAGATTATTGACCCTAACACTCAACGAAATGTTATCGAGTTAATCGAGAAGATTATTATCTACAAATTTCCTCAGAAAAGTCGCCAGGAGTTAGAAGCCATGTTTAATCTCACTGAATGGAAACAAACCAAGTTTTATCAAGAAGCTAAAGAAGAAGGAAAACTTGAAGGTAAACTTGAAGGGAAATTGGAAACAATTCCTCTTCTGGTTAGGTTGGGACTTAACGAAGAACAAATTGCGCGGGAATTAAATCTAAAAGTTGAGATTGTTCATCAATTTATTGCCAATCAGAACAATTAA
- a CDS encoding HNH endonuclease: protein MSFLTETLRQKVKQRAGNRCEYCLSHQDYIMGRLQIDHIQPLAKGGANTEDNLCLACELCNQYKWTQTEAIDPKSEVLVSLFNPRLQKWQEHFTWTQEGTEIMGVTACGRATIVALRLNSNLAVIVRKNWVKAGWHPPNLQTESHLT, encoded by the coding sequence ATGAGTTTTCTCACAGAAACCTTACGCCAAAAAGTTAAACAACGGGCAGGAAATCGCTGTGAATATTGCCTAAGTCACCAGGATTATATTATGGGGAGATTACAAATTGATCATATCCAACCTTTAGCTAAAGGTGGTGCTAATACAGAAGATAATTTATGTTTAGCTTGTGAATTATGTAATCAATATAAATGGACTCAAACTGAAGCTATTGATCCCAAATCTGAGGTGTTGGTTTCCTTATTTAATCCTCGCCTTCAAAAATGGCAAGAACATTTTACTTGGACTCAAGAAGGAACGGAAATTATGGGAGTAACGGCTTGTGGTCGAGCAACAATTGTAGCTTTAAGATTAAATAGTAATCTGGCTGTTATTGTGCGTAAAAATTGGGTTAAAGCTGGTTGGCATCCACCTAATTTGCAGACGGAATCTCACCTTACCTAA
- a CDS encoding S8 family serine peptidase produces MNGLTIPGLKELQKQTKGASEITVAILDGVVDTDHPCFNGADLTRLPTLVQHQATAGQMSTHGTHIASLIFAQPNSDIQGIAPQCRGLLVPVFSDDNRKLSQLDLLDFGQRKTDLRKTYANKI; encoded by the coding sequence ATGAACGGCTTAACTATTCCCGGATTAAAAGAACTACAAAAACAAACGAAAGGCGCATCAGAAATAACCGTCGCCATTCTTGATGGTGTAGTTGATACCGACCATCCCTGCTTCAATGGGGCAGACCTAACCCGTTTACCCACCCTCGTCCAGCATCAAGCCACCGCGGGGCAAATGTCCACTCACGGAACCCATATTGCCAGCCTCATCTTCGCACAACCCAATAGCGACATCCAAGGTATTGCCCCCCAGTGTCGAGGCCTACTCGTACCCGTCTTCTCCGACGATAACCGTAAACTCTCCCAACTCGATTTATTGGACTTTGGACAAAGAAAAACAGATTTGCGTAAAACTTACGCAAATAAAATTTGA
- a CDS encoding DUF29 domain-containing protein, whose amino-acid sequence MLGVHQLKQLYELDDSQWLGETISLLRNHQFQQLDLEHLIEELEDLGKEKKNAVASLLEQVIRHLLLLQYWTKEAEYNIIHWQEEIYNFRTQLRRKMTANLRNYLEEELNYIYEDALGFVKIKTANTVIFPSQCPYSLEQLLDRDWLP is encoded by the coding sequence ATGCTAGGTGTTCATCAATTAAAACAACTCTACGAGCTTGATGACTCTCAATGGCTAGGAGAAACCATTAGCTTGCTTAGAAATCATCAATTTCAACAGCTAGACTTAGAACATTTAATCGAGGAATTAGAGGATTTGGGCAAAGAAAAGAAAAATGCGGTAGCCAGTCTTTTAGAACAGGTTATCCGCCATTTATTATTACTGCAATACTGGACTAAGGAGGCAGAATATAATATAATTCATTGGCAGGAAGAAATCTATAACTTCCGTACTCAATTAAGGCGAAAAATGACGGCTAATCTCCGTAATTATTTAGAAGAAGAATTAAACTATATTTATGAAGATGCGTTAGGTTTCGTCAAAATCAAAACAGCGAATACTGTGATTTTTCCCTCTCAATGTCCTTACTCACTAGAACAATTACTAGATCGCGATTGGTTGCCATAA
- a CDS encoding anacyclamide/piricyclamide family prenylated cyclic peptide, with translation MKTKKLTPRNAAPVQRENTATVSRDGNAIAMIAPLWDLVRWGAPFAGDDAE, from the coding sequence ATGAAAACCAAAAAACTGACACCCCGCAATGCTGCTCCTGTCCAACGGGAAAACACCGCTACCGTCTCTCGTGATGGCAATGCGATTGCGATGATCGCTCCGCTTTGGGATTTGGTAAGGTGGGGCGCTCCTTTTGCGGGAGACGACGCAGAGTAA
- a CDS encoding ISL3-like element ISMae36 family transposase, which produces MILDKFLNLKGTCIQGYLHLENIGIVCRIESKNQKATCPRCGLESDKLHQNHRHLVKDLPISGQPVYLQINRRQFKCDNCQRPLSEELDFVAKKRTYTKRLAANILEQLKEGDILNVSRINDVTEEEIQRMIEDIAEEITEPDLSELKRLGIDEIALVKGQKNYCAVLVNLDTGKLIAILEKRTQEELRETLTGWGKEVLEQIEEVSIDLWLPYKNLVKELMPSAEVVADRFHVMKQINQELDEQRRAEKRAVEAQKNKKQKAEKEAKLEVLKRSKYSLLKNEEDLTEPQKIKLEAIKEKFPNLKKMQELKEEFRKIYETSENPTEGMLSISEWLAKSSSVFTKSCQTIRNWFGEIISYFERRTTNGVVEGINNKLKLIKRRGYGFRNFRNFWVRSMLSWHLVC; this is translated from the coding sequence ATGATACTTGACAAATTTTTGAACCTAAAAGGAACCTGTATTCAAGGCTATCTACACCTAGAAAATATCGGTATAGTTTGCCGAATCGAATCGAAAAATCAAAAAGCAACCTGTCCTCGTTGTGGGTTAGAGAGCGATAAACTCCACCAAAATCATCGACATTTAGTCAAAGATTTACCAATCTCAGGTCAACCAGTATACCTACAAATTAATCGTCGTCAATTTAAGTGCGATAATTGTCAGAGACCCTTGAGCGAAGAGTTAGATTTTGTCGCCAAGAAACGAACCTATACGAAAAGACTAGCCGCAAATATACTCGAACAATTAAAAGAAGGAGATATTTTAAATGTTAGTCGAATAAATGACGTAACGGAAGAAGAGATTCAAAGAATGATAGAGGACATCGCCGAAGAAATTACAGAGCCAGACCTATCGGAATTAAAAAGACTAGGAATTGATGAAATCGCTCTAGTCAAAGGACAAAAAAATTACTGTGCGGTTTTAGTAAATTTAGATACGGGAAAACTAATAGCTATTCTAGAGAAGCGAACACAAGAAGAGTTGAGAGAAACGCTTACGGGCTGGGGAAAAGAGGTGTTAGAGCAAATTGAAGAAGTGAGCATAGACCTTTGGTTGCCTTATAAAAATTTGGTGAAAGAATTGATGCCATCGGCCGAAGTAGTCGCCGATAGATTCCATGTAATGAAACAAATTAATCAAGAGTTAGACGAACAGAGAAGAGCAGAAAAAAGAGCCGTAGAAGCGCAGAAAAATAAAAAACAGAAAGCGGAAAAAGAAGCGAAGCTAGAAGTTTTAAAGCGAAGTAAATATAGCCTGTTAAAAAATGAAGAAGATTTAACGGAACCCCAAAAAATTAAACTAGAAGCTATCAAAGAAAAATTCCCAAATTTGAAAAAGATGCAGGAATTAAAGGAAGAATTTAGAAAGATTTATGAAACCTCAGAGAATCCGACAGAGGGAATGCTATCCATCTCGGAATGGTTGGCAAAATCCTCCAGTGTTTTTACCAAGAGTTGTCAAACAATCCGAAACTGGTTTGGAGAAATAATTAGTTATTTCGAGCGAAGGACAACGAATGGGGTGGTCGAGGGAATCAACAATAAACTTAAACTAATAAAACGGAGAGGCTATGGCTTTAGAAACTTTCGGAATTTTTGGGTTAGAAGTATGTTATCTTGGCATCTTGTATGTTGA
- a CDS encoding Uma2 family endonuclease encodes MIATTTISPQLTIPRLENGDKLTRREFERRYKAMPNLKKAELIEGIVYIMASPLRITNHGNPHARIITWLGNYWSSTPGTELGDNCTVRLDTDNEPQPDALLRIKNGGQSTISEDGYVEGAPELIVEIAASTVSLDLHQKLNVYRRNQVQEYLVWRVEDGEFDWFRLTNEEYIKLEPNSEGIICSQIFPGLWLDRDALLAGDLAKVLEVLQLGIATLKHQSS; translated from the coding sequence ATGATAGCAACTACAACAATTTCTCCTCAATTAACCATTCCACGCCTAGAAAATGGGGATAAGCTTACTCGTCGTGAATTCGAGCGTAGATATAAGGCTATGCCAAATCTAAAAAAAGCAGAACTCATTGAAGGAATTGTTTATATTATGGCTTCTCCCCTAAGAATTACGAATCATGGCAACCCTCATGCGCGTATTATTACTTGGCTAGGTAACTATTGGTCAAGTACACCCGGAACCGAATTAGGTGATAATTGTACGGTTCGTCTTGATACTGACAATGAACCTCAACCCGATGCACTATTAAGAATTAAAAATGGTGGACAATCAACGATTAGTGAGGATGGTTATGTCGAAGGTGCGCCAGAGTTAATCGTCGAAATTGCAGCGAGTACCGTCTCCCTTGACTTACATCAAAAACTTAATGTTTATCGCCGTAACCAAGTGCAAGAATATCTAGTCTGGCGAGTTGAAGATGGAGAATTTGATTGGTTTAGATTAACCAATGAAGAATATATTAAACTTGAACCGAACTCAGAAGGGATAATTTGTTCCCAGATCTTCCCTGGATTATGGTTAGATAGGGATGCCTTATTAGCCGGTGACTTAGCCAAGGTTTTAGAGGTTTTGCAATTAGGAATAGCTACGCTCAAACATCAATCTAGTTAG
- a CDS encoding type II toxin-antitoxin system RelE/ParE family toxin yields the protein MSKIIFSPSARLDLKQVNSYLAGKNPQAARILKEKIQQACKKLAKFPNLGRRRDELIPRLRSFPVEDYLIFYFPLENGIEIARVVSGYRDLDAMFDVD from the coding sequence ATGTCAAAGATTATTTTCTCACCCTCAGCTAGATTGGATTTAAAGCAAGTTAATAGTTACTTGGCTGGGAAAAATCCGCAAGCTGCTAGAATTTTAAAAGAAAAAATCCAACAGGCTTGTAAAAAATTAGCTAAATTCCCCAATCTGGGACGTAGGCGCGATGAGTTAATCCCTAGATTACGAAGTTTTCCAGTAGAAGATTATCTGATATTTTATTTCCCTCTTGAAAACGGAATTGAAATCGCAAGAGTAGTCAGTGGATATAGAGATTTAGATGCTATGTTTGATGTTGATTAA